A stretch of the Glycine soja cultivar W05 chromosome 13, ASM419377v2, whole genome shotgun sequence genome encodes the following:
- the LOC114380787 gene encoding sedoheptulose-1,7-bisphosphatase, chloroplastic-like, with the protein METGIACYTRGPFLPSVSSKHSPPSISPSFGLRSLKSSSLFGESLRVASKSTIKVSKTKNTSLVTRCEIGDSLEEFLTKATPDKGLIRLLVSMGEALRTISFKVKTASCGGTQCVNTFGDEQLAVDLLANQLLFEALNYSHFCKYACSEENPELLDMGGPVEGGFSVAFDPLDGSSIVDTNFTVGTIFGVWPGDKLTGITGRDQVAAAMGVLGPRTTYVLALKDFPGTHEFLLLDEGKWQHVKETTEIGEGKLFSPGNLRATSDNPDYAKLIDYYVNEKYTLRYTGGMVPDVNQIIVKEKGIFTNVTSPSAKAKLRLLFEVAPLGFLIEKAGGYSSDGHQSVLDKVITNIDERTQVAYGSKNEIIRFEETLYGKSRLKDGVAVGAAA; encoded by the exons ATGGAAACAGGCATAGCATGCTACACTCGCGGGCCTTTCTTGCCTAGTGTTTCTTCCAAGCACTCTCCACCTTCCATTTCTCCATCTTTTGGCTTGAGG AGTCTGAAATCAAGCTCTTTATTTGGAGAATCGCTAAGAGTGGCCTCCAAATCAACAATAAAGGTTTCAAAGACAAAGAATACTTCACTCGTGACCAGATGTGAAATTGGTGACAGTCTC GAAGAATTCCTCACAAAAGCAACACCAGATAAGGGGTTGATCAGGTTGTTGGTGTCCATGGGAGAAGCATTGAGAACAATTTCCTTCAAAGTGAAGACGGCTTCATGTGGTGGAACACAATGTGTTAATACTTTTGGGGATGAGCAGCTTGCAGTGGATTTGCTAGCTAATCAGCTTCTTTTTGAG GCCTTAAATTACTCTCATTTCTGCAAGTATGCTTGCTCTGAAGAAAATCCTGAGCTCTTGGACATGGGAGGTCCAGTTGAAG gtGGATTTAGTGTTGCATTTGATCCCCTTGATGGCTCCAGCATTGTGGACACAAATTTCACAGTAGGCACCATCTTTGGTGTGTGGCCTGGAGATAAGTTGACCGGCATCACCGGAAGAGATCAAGTTGCTGCAGCCATGGGGGTTCTTGGTCCTAGAACAACATATGTACTTGCTCTAAAAGACTTCCCTGGCACCCATGAATTTCTTCTGCTTGATGAAG GAAAATGGCAGCATGTCAAAGAGACCACAGAAATTGGTGAAGGAAAATTGTTCTCCCCAGGAAATTTGAGAGCCACATCTGACAACCCCGATTATGCTAAG TTGATCGATTACTATGTCAATGAAAAGTACACATTGAGATACACGGGAGGAATGGTGCCAGATGTCAACCAG attattgtaaaagaaaaaGGCATCTTCACCAATGTGACATCACCATCAGCCAAAGCCAAGCTGAGACTGTTGTTTGAGGTAGCTCCGTTGGGGTTCTTGATTGAAAAAGCCGGAGGTTACAGCAGTGATGGTCATCAGTCTGTGCTAGACAAAGTCATCACTAACATTGATGAGAGAACTCAAGTTGCTTATGGATCCAAGAATGAGATCATCCGGTTTGAAGAAACCCTGTATGGTAAATCCAGGCTCAAGGATGGTGTAGCTGTTGGAGCAGCTGCTTAA
- the LOC114382770 gene encoding transcription factor DIVARICATA-like isoform X1 — MEFETSYPTCFMSNSSWFSQEGQFTEWTREENKKFESALAIYDKDTPDRWLRVAAMLPGKTVYDVIKQYRELEEDVCEIEAGRIPVPGYPTSSFTLEMVDNQCYDACRKKPATLRSSDQERKKGVPWTEEEHRRFLMGLLKYGKGDWRNISRNFVVTKTPTQVASHAQKYYIRQKLSGGKDNKRRPSIHDITIVNLTSDQEKPLLFNDESHMTSEQQKLTSMPKVQLEWRINHHNNGGSNYDMFVSPNSSGFSSKTLKLQGQDFYECAFHETYAKLKNTGFRTASRDFNKEAIFGIHAL, encoded by the exons ATGGAATTCGAGACTTCATATCCAACTTGTTTTATGTCAAATTCAAGTTGGTTTTCTCAAGAAGGCCAATTCACAGAATGGACAAGAGAAGAGAATAAGAAATTTGAAAGTGCCCTTGCCATATATGATAAGGATACCCCAGACAGATGGCTGAGGGTTGCAGCCATGCTCCCTGGAAAAACTGTCTATGATGTGATCAAACAATACAGAGAATTGGAAGAAGATGTTTGTGAAATAGAAGCAGGGAGGATTCCAGTTCCTGGATATCCTACCTCTTCTTTCACATTGGAGATGGTTGACAACCAATGTTATGATGCATGCAGAAAGAAGCCTGCAACTCTCAGGAGTTCTGATCAGGAGAGGAAGAAAGGGGTTCCTTGGACAGAAGAGGAACATAG ACGTTTTCTGATGGGACTTTTAAAGTATGGTAAGGGGGATTGGAGAAATATCTCTCGCAATTTTGTTGTGACAAAAACTCCCACCCAAGTGGCAAGTCATGCTCAAAAGTATTATATAAGGCAAAAGCTTTCTGGAGGGAAAGACAATAAAAGGAGGCCTAGTATCCATGATATCACCATTGTTAATCTTACATCAGATCAAGAGAAGCCTCTTTTATTCAATGATGAGTCTCACATGACTTCTGAGCAACAGAAGCTAACTAGCATGCCAAAAGTACAACTTGAATGGCGGATTAATCACCACAACAATGGCGGGTCAAATTATGATATGTTCGTGTCACCTAATTCATCTGGCTTCTCTTCCAAGACCCTCAAGTTGCAAGGGCAGGATTTCTATGAATGTGCTTTTCATGAGACTTATGCCAAGCTTAAAAATACGGGTTTCAGGACAGCTTCTAGAGACTTCAACAAGGAAGCTATTTTTGGTATTCATGCACTGTAA
- the LOC114382770 gene encoding transcription factor DIVARICATA-like isoform X2 — MLPGKTVYDVIKQYRELEEDVCEIEAGRIPVPGYPTSSFTLEMVDNQCYDACRKKPATLRSSDQERKKGVPWTEEEHRRFLMGLLKYGKGDWRNISRNFVVTKTPTQVASHAQKYYIRQKLSGGKDNKRRPSIHDITIVNLTSDQEKPLLFNDESHMTSEQQKLTSMPKVQLEWRINHHNNGGSNYDMFVSPNSSGFSSKTLKLQGQDFYECAFHETYAKLKNTGFRTASRDFNKEAIFGIHAL; from the exons ATGCTCCCTGGAAAAACTGTCTATGATGTGATCAAACAATACAGAGAATTGGAAGAAGATGTTTGTGAAATAGAAGCAGGGAGGATTCCAGTTCCTGGATATCCTACCTCTTCTTTCACATTGGAGATGGTTGACAACCAATGTTATGATGCATGCAGAAAGAAGCCTGCAACTCTCAGGAGTTCTGATCAGGAGAGGAAGAAAGGGGTTCCTTGGACAGAAGAGGAACATAG ACGTTTTCTGATGGGACTTTTAAAGTATGGTAAGGGGGATTGGAGAAATATCTCTCGCAATTTTGTTGTGACAAAAACTCCCACCCAAGTGGCAAGTCATGCTCAAAAGTATTATATAAGGCAAAAGCTTTCTGGAGGGAAAGACAATAAAAGGAGGCCTAGTATCCATGATATCACCATTGTTAATCTTACATCAGATCAAGAGAAGCCTCTTTTATTCAATGATGAGTCTCACATGACTTCTGAGCAACAGAAGCTAACTAGCATGCCAAAAGTACAACTTGAATGGCGGATTAATCACCACAACAATGGCGGGTCAAATTATGATATGTTCGTGTCACCTAATTCATCTGGCTTCTCTTCCAAGACCCTCAAGTTGCAAGGGCAGGATTTCTATGAATGTGCTTTTCATGAGACTTATGCCAAGCTTAAAAATACGGGTTTCAGGACAGCTTCTAGAGACTTCAACAAGGAAGCTATTTTTGGTATTCATGCACTGTAA